The Fortiea contorta PCC 7126 genome has a segment encoding these proteins:
- a CDS encoding CAAD domain-containing protein: METEQYQDELVNNNTMEGALALPSAGNENLPMLPPASEPETQWERWGRKTSEFLEQLPDYVGRFFQQYKQALITLGLILSAIVTVKVIFALLDAIHGIPLLSLSFELIGIGYVTWFVYRYLIKTSTRQELAAEIKGIKQQMVGEKATEPLNQ, from the coding sequence ATGGAAACTGAACAATATCAAGACGAATTAGTCAACAATAACACCATGGAAGGTGCGCTAGCTCTACCTAGTGCCGGTAATGAAAACCTACCAATGCTACCACCAGCCAGCGAGCCAGAAACTCAATGGGAGCGTTGGGGTAGAAAAACTAGCGAATTTTTAGAGCAATTACCCGATTACGTAGGTAGGTTTTTTCAGCAGTACAAACAAGCTCTCATCACTCTGGGTTTAATTCTGTCAGCAATTGTCACAGTTAAAGTAATATTCGCATTACTTGATGCCATTCATGGCATTCCCTTGTTATCACTAAGCTTTGAGTTGATTGGAATTGGTTACGTAACTTGGTTTGTTTACCGTTATCTAATCAAAACCTCGACTCGCCAAGAATTAGCAGCAGAAATCAAGGGTATTAAACAACAAATGGTTGGCGAAAAAGCTACAGAACCTTTAAACCAGTAA
- a CDS encoding YegS/Rv2252/BmrU family lipid kinase, whose protein sequence is MKRSACLIFNPVAGQGDPEQALSQIRALLEPEIDLDIYLTTAEVGADQLALAAVERGVDAIIASGGDGTLSAAATAVVGANIPLGIISRGTANAFANALRIPDTIEAACQTILQGATRDVDVAYCNDLPMVLLAGIGFEAETVELADREAKNRFGMMAYILAGIQQLRNLQSFDVEIETDDKIIKTSAAAVTVANAAPATSVLAQGPAGIIYDDGLLDLTIVAPTTKAGAIAATYHLFQTASSGNAAERDDIGYLRAKQFTIKTDPPQKVVIDGEIVGTTPIAVKCVPAGLKIFVPTVEEEEPTEKLDGLPNLTIELKDAT, encoded by the coding sequence ATGAAGCGTTCCGCTTGCCTGATCTTCAATCCGGTGGCTGGTCAAGGCGACCCAGAACAAGCACTGTCACAAATTAGGGCATTATTAGAGCCAGAAATTGACTTAGATATTTACCTGACAACAGCGGAAGTCGGTGCTGATCAGTTGGCTTTGGCGGCGGTTGAACGGGGGGTAGATGCAATTATTGCTTCGGGAGGAGATGGGACTTTATCCGCTGCAGCTACCGCCGTTGTGGGAGCTAATATTCCTTTGGGTATCATTTCTCGCGGTACAGCTAACGCTTTTGCAAATGCTTTGAGAATTCCCGACACCATAGAGGCTGCTTGTCAAACAATTTTACAGGGAGCTACTCGTGATGTAGATGTAGCTTATTGTAATGATTTACCAATGGTGCTACTGGCTGGTATTGGTTTTGAGGCGGAAACTGTAGAACTAGCAGACCGGGAAGCTAAGAATCGTTTCGGGATGATGGCGTATATCTTGGCAGGAATTCAGCAATTGCGGAATTTACAGAGTTTTGATGTGGAAATTGAAACTGACGACAAGATTATTAAAACTAGTGCGGCGGCGGTGACAGTAGCTAACGCAGCCCCTGCAACCTCTGTATTAGCTCAAGGGCCAGCAGGTATCATTTATGATGATGGCTTGCTCGACTTAACGATTGTAGCGCCAACTACTAAAGCCGGAGCGATCGCTGCTACATACCACCTCTTCCAAACAGCTTCATCAGGAAACGCCGCAGAAAGAGACGACATCGGCTATCTGCGAGCCAAGCAATTTACAATCAAAACTGACCCACCGCAAAAAGTTGTGATCGACGGTGAGATAGTCGGGACAACGCCGATTGCAGTTAAGTGTGTACCAGCAGGTTTAAAGATTTTTGTCCCGACAGTTGAAGAAGAAGAACCGACAGAAAAACTAGACGGACTTCCTAATTTAACCATCGAACTCAAAGACGCGACATGA
- a CDS encoding metallophosphoesterase: protein MKLVSDSAIANKIRKMNQRVRWQDPLIQEMGIDQTRLVLEDNQGDNNEFSFLVIGDSGSGKHLGHNPQRQVAQMMLPHHDQCRFMLHTGDVIYLVGSSEFYQQNFIQPYKEFLVGGDAPHQIAYDRMVFNLPILPVPGNHDYYDLPILLSLLSFSTLPIRYLLQKRLDLDVGLHGSRTGDAYARAFLDYLKAFELPGELENHLDKHYTAKTDTGRCLAYQPGRFTRLPNRYYTFRYGGIDFFALDSNTFNDPLPLPATQAGDADRRLLEQRRQQMEQEKSRIMEASAKLNPKNPDEAEQLDDLQAKLSQTEEIIVDIDKQLNSDQKTQTDTEQLNWLKQKLIESWNNAQVRGRVIYFHHPPYVTEATKWQQSQTLAIRNRLRNVFDAVANTLGSLTQGRPLVDLVLNGHAHCLEYLQTENTGHADSHINWIVCGGSGFSLRRQRLEGPDLREIIQQETKTVARSHLYLGRNGQGELKRRPYSGLRIDVQGEDQPKFIIRPLVAEWYQRQWQHYEFEPFTI from the coding sequence TTGAAACTAGTTTCTGATTCAGCGATCGCTAATAAAATTCGCAAGATGAATCAACGGGTGCGCTGGCAAGATCCGTTGATTCAAGAGATGGGGATTGATCAAACTCGATTAGTGCTGGAAGATAATCAAGGGGATAATAATGAGTTCTCGTTTTTAGTTATAGGTGACAGTGGCTCTGGTAAACATTTAGGTCACAATCCCCAGCGGCAAGTAGCACAGATGATGTTGCCTCATCACGATCAATGTCGCTTCATGCTGCACACGGGTGATGTCATCTATTTAGTCGGTTCGAGCGAGTTCTACCAACAGAATTTCATCCAGCCTTATAAAGAGTTTCTGGTGGGTGGAGACGCTCCTCATCAAATCGCTTATGACCGGATGGTCTTCAATTTGCCCATTCTACCAGTGCCGGGAAACCATGATTACTACGACTTGCCGATTTTGTTAAGTTTGCTGTCCTTCTCCACTTTACCCATTCGGTATCTGTTGCAAAAGCGCCTAGATTTAGATGTGGGTTTACATGGTTCTCGCACTGGTGACGCTTACGCAAGGGCGTTTCTAGATTATCTCAAAGCATTTGAGCTTCCAGGAGAGCTAGAGAATCATCTAGACAAACACTACACCGCCAAAACCGACACCGGACGCTGTTTAGCTTACCAACCAGGACGCTTTACCCGCTTACCAAATCGCTACTACACTTTTCGCTATGGTGGTATAGATTTCTTTGCCCTGGATTCTAATACATTTAATGATCCGTTACCTCTACCTGCAACACAAGCAGGTGACGCTGATCGACGGCTTTTAGAACAACGTCGTCAACAGATGGAACAAGAGAAATCCAGAATTATGGAAGCATCAGCCAAGCTGAATCCTAAAAATCCCGATGAAGCTGAACAATTAGACGATTTGCAAGCAAAATTGTCTCAAACTGAAGAAATAATTGTCGATATCGACAAACAACTCAATTCTGACCAAAAAACTCAAACCGATACCGAACAATTAAACTGGTTAAAGCAAAAACTAATAGAATCCTGGAATAACGCCCAGGTCAGGGGAAGGGTGATTTATTTCCACCATCCCCCTTACGTGACTGAGGCGACAAAATGGCAGCAGTCACAAACTTTAGCAATTCGCAACCGTCTCCGTAATGTTTTTGATGCAGTGGCGAATACATTAGGTTCCTTAACTCAAGGACGTCCCCTAGTGGATTTAGTATTAAATGGTCATGCTCATTGCTTAGAATATCTGCAAACAGAGAACACAGGACACGCAGACTCGCATATCAATTGGATTGTTTGCGGTGGTAGCGGTTTTAGTCTGCGACGTCAGCGACTTGAAGGGCCTGATTTGCGAGAAATTATTCAACAAGAGACAAAGACAGTGGCGCGATCGCATTTGTATCTTGGTCGCAACGGTCAAGGTGAACTAAAACGACGCCCTTATTCAGGTTTACGCATCGATGTTCAAGGTGAAGATCAGCCCAAATTCATTATCCGCCCTTTAGTTGCTGAATGGTATCAGCGACAATGGCAACATTATGAATTTGAGCCGTTTACGATTTAG
- a CDS encoding BON domain-containing protein, giving the protein MKKLTPFLISSLLVFGAAACDVASKTSESAPANPNEAAQVPSAEATQAAQEDAQSELRRRQLNQDIRAREERNNVTGGDANRAKADLESEVRSKLEANIPNGQLTVNAEDNGTVTVGGTVNNQQQLSKIEPLAKEIKGVKSVVVNAKVAPPNS; this is encoded by the coding sequence ATGAAAAAGCTGACTCCATTCTTAATTAGTAGTTTGTTAGTATTTGGCGCCGCAGCTTGTGACGTTGCTTCTAAGACCAGTGAATCTGCACCCGCTAACCCCAACGAAGCCGCACAAGTACCAAGCGCGGAAGCAACACAAGCAGCTCAAGAAGACGCGCAGAGTGAACTGCGACGCCGACAACTCAATCAAGATATTCGCGCTCGTGAAGAGAGAAATAATGTAACAGGTGGCGACGCAAATAGAGCTAAAGCTGACCTAGAAAGCGAAGTTCGCTCTAAATTAGAAGCGAATATCCCCAATGGTCAACTAACAGTAAATGCTGAAGATAATGGTACTGTCACCGTTGGCGGAACAGTGAATAATCAACAGCAATTGTCTAAAATCGAGCCTTTAGCCAAAGAAATCAAAGGCGTAAAAAGCGTAGTGGTTAACGCTAAGGTTGCGCCACCGAATAGTTAA
- a CDS encoding nucleoside hydrolase: MKLPAIPKIILDTDPGGDDIFALLWLLSFVNRGLADLVAVTSVDGNVSARKTFSSASQILGLTGFSHIEVGRPVPIKSDTNQDAEHIHGADGMGNLSQTLPPPEHRYESARYADDLIVDHLNAAPGEITIVAIAPLTNLAAAEAKQPGILKKAQEIVIMGGAFQSPGNVTPHAEFNIWFNPQAAAVVFDSRDDIVVLPLDVTRHLIFTADMAQALTRQHPDGKMAQFLLALSDFMIGTALQYRETEGIPGFLVHDAATLGYLFYPETLLLRRAIVRVETQGEWTRGQTLMDHRHRPQVNPNAWVALQVDVRGFFTSFVEDLRAMM; this comes from the coding sequence ATGAAACTTCCCGCCATTCCCAAAATTATTCTTGATACTGACCCTGGTGGCGATGATATTTTTGCCTTGCTGTGGTTATTAAGCTTTGTCAACAGGGGATTAGCCGACTTGGTTGCTGTCACTTCTGTGGATGGTAATGTTTCTGCTCGCAAAACCTTCTCCAGTGCTAGTCAAATTTTAGGTTTGACGGGTTTTTCTCATATCGAAGTTGGGCGCCCAGTCCCTATCAAATCAGACACTAACCAGGACGCTGAACATATTCATGGTGCAGATGGCATGGGTAATTTATCTCAAACATTACCACCTCCTGAGCATCGATATGAGTCGGCACGCTATGCAGATGATTTGATTGTAGACCACCTCAACGCCGCTCCTGGCGAAATTACAATTGTGGCGATCGCTCCTTTGACTAACTTGGCGGCGGCTGAAGCCAAGCAACCCGGTATTTTGAAAAAAGCTCAAGAAATTGTCATCATGGGTGGAGCTTTCCAGTCTCCAGGAAATGTCACCCCTCATGCAGAGTTCAACATCTGGTTTAATCCCCAAGCCGCTGCAGTCGTCTTTGATAGCAGAGATGATATTGTGGTGCTACCGTTGGACGTGACACGACACCTAATTTTTACCGCAGACATGGCGCAAGCCTTGACACGCCAGCACCCTGATGGGAAAATGGCTCAGTTTTTACTAGCCTTGAGTGATTTCATGATTGGTACCGCTTTGCAATATCGAGAAACCGAGGGAATTCCAGGTTTTTTGGTGCATGATGCTGCCACTTTAGGATATTTATTTTATCCAGAAACACTGCTGCTGCGACGAGCGATCGTCCGTGTGGAAACTCAAGGGGAATGGACGCGGGGACAAACTCTCATGGATCATCGTCATCGACCTCAAGTTAATCCTAATGCTTGGGTGGCGCTGCAGGTAGATGTCAGGGGATTTTTCACCAGTTTTGTGGAAGATTTGCGAGCAATGATGTAG
- a CDS encoding general stress protein, whose product MVVGVHRRAVGVFSHRRNAEQALHELKHSGFPMDRVSVIARDADRKDDIAGTPVQETVGDKADEGAKVGAISGTAVGGLTGLLVGLGTLAIPGIGPIMLAGATATTLVTTLAGAGIGAVAGSLLGALIGLGIPEERAKVYNERVERGDYLVIVDGTDAEIAQAEAILRRGGIEEFGVYDQPNGKYPTTNVAHHHVAEHRGAGTRHAIGYFSHRQDAEAAITDLRYAGFPLSQISLLHKKPLEGETFVGVNTSDRLEYQRLGLEDDRAEFYNERIKQGDYVVVVEGTDTEIQQAASVINRHSIQQWQIHEPGNYNTSSSHTAKRAIGVFSHRRDAEAALTELRDAGFPLNQVSIIAKNTDGTNSDRLTGVDRNLGTGNKADEGAKAGAATGGAIGGLGGLLVGLGALAIPGIGPVIAGGAVATALATTLAGGAIGAAAGGIGGGLIGLGIPEDRARVYSDRFQRGDYLLVVDGTTDEIHQAETILKRRGIQEFGVYDATDIPQSDRRDVHQTPVADIHRDDPTVVIIDRRDERL is encoded by the coding sequence ATGGTTGTAGGTGTGCATAGGCGTGCTGTAGGCGTATTTTCTCACCGTCGGAATGCGGAACAAGCCCTACATGAATTGAAACATTCCGGCTTTCCCATGGACAGAGTATCTGTTATTGCACGGGATGCAGACCGCAAAGATGATATTGCTGGTACTCCAGTCCAAGAGACAGTTGGCGATAAAGCTGACGAGGGTGCAAAAGTCGGCGCCATCTCTGGTACGGCTGTAGGTGGTTTAACTGGTTTATTAGTTGGTTTGGGAACTCTAGCAATTCCGGGAATTGGGCCTATCATGCTCGCTGGCGCCACAGCCACAACCTTAGTCACAACTCTAGCAGGTGCGGGAATTGGCGCAGTGGCTGGTAGTTTGCTCGGTGCATTGATTGGTTTGGGAATTCCTGAAGAGCGAGCCAAAGTTTACAATGAACGAGTAGAGCGCGGCGACTATTTGGTAATCGTCGATGGTACTGACGCAGAAATAGCGCAAGCAGAAGCAATTCTGCGTCGGGGTGGGATTGAAGAGTTTGGTGTTTATGACCAGCCTAACGGCAAATATCCCACGACTAATGTTGCTCATCATCATGTTGCGGAGCATCGAGGTGCAGGTACCAGACATGCTATTGGGTATTTTTCTCATCGCCAAGATGCAGAAGCAGCTATCACCGATTTGCGATATGCAGGTTTTCCCTTGAGTCAGATTTCCTTGCTTCACAAAAAGCCTTTGGAAGGGGAAACTTTCGTAGGTGTCAACACTAGCGATCGCCTTGAGTATCAAAGACTAGGGCTAGAAGACGACCGCGCTGAGTTCTATAACGAACGAATCAAGCAGGGAGATTACGTAGTCGTAGTTGAAGGTACAGACACAGAAATTCAACAGGCGGCCTCAGTGATTAATCGCCATAGCATCCAACAATGGCAAATTCACGAGCCAGGCAATTATAATACCTCATCTTCACATACAGCTAAACGCGCAATCGGTGTCTTTTCCCATCGCCGCGACGCAGAAGCAGCATTAACAGAACTACGGGATGCGGGTTTTCCGCTCAACCAAGTCTCAATCATTGCTAAAAATACCGATGGTACAAACAGCGATCGCTTGACTGGGGTAGACAGAAACTTAGGCACAGGAAATAAAGCTGACGAAGGAGCAAAAGCCGGAGCTGCGACAGGTGGTGCTATCGGTGGACTAGGTGGCTTATTAGTTGGGTTAGGCGCTTTAGCTATTCCCGGAATCGGCCCTGTAATTGCAGGTGGAGCAGTAGCGACAGCTTTAGCCACAACCTTAGCAGGGGGCGCAATTGGCGCAGCAGCTGGTGGTATTGGCGGTGGACTGATTGGTTTAGGTATCCCAGAAGACAGAGCACGAGTTTATAGCGATCGCTTCCAAAGAGGCGACTATCTGCTCGTTGTTGACGGGACAACAGACGAAATTCACCAGGCTGAAACTATCCTCAAGCGCCGAGGAATCCAAGAGTTTGGTGTTTATGACGCTACCGATATCCCCCAGAGCGATCGTCGTGACGTTCACCAAACCCCAGTTGCAGATATCCACCGAGATGATCCTACAGTAGTGATTATCGACCGTCGAGACGAGCGACTCTAA
- a CDS encoding Asp-tRNA(Asn)/Glu-tRNA(Gln) amidotransferase GatCAB subunit A, producing MNDAVSIAAAVREGRVSAVEVTQAALTAIAEGDDALNCFTAVIADMALADAAQIDCQIAAGDDPGVLAGVPFAVKNLFDVAGLTTLAGSKINAENPPATEDATAIAKLKQAGAVLIGTLNMDEYAYGFVTENFHYGATHNPHDTKRIAGGSSGGSAAAVAAGFVPLTLGSDTNGSIRVPAALCGVFGLKPTYGRLSRAGVALFSTSFDHIGPFARSVRDIATVFDVLQGEDAQDPVCTNRPPELCLPQLNQDISGIKIAIADDYFLQGATPAALAAVTQVARALQVTEYVTIPEASRAKAAAFVITASEGANLHLENLKLRPQDFDPATRDRFLAGALIPNSWYLQAQKFRRWYSDRIREIFQNVDIIIAPTTPIVAPFIGQQTMILDEQEILVRPHLGSFTQPLSFIGLPVLSVPVHLANSLPLGVQLIAAPYNEALILRVAAVLESQGDGVMG from the coding sequence ATGAATGATGCTGTATCAATCGCGGCGGCTGTTAGGGAAGGTAGAGTTAGCGCCGTGGAAGTTACTCAGGCAGCGTTGACAGCAATTGCGGAGGGCGATGATGCGTTGAATTGTTTCACGGCTGTGATTGCAGACATGGCTTTAGCTGACGCAGCTCAAATTGATTGCCAAATCGCCGCTGGTGATGATCCGGGTGTCTTAGCTGGTGTCCCTTTCGCTGTGAAAAATCTCTTTGATGTAGCGGGTTTAACAACTCTCGCGGGGTCGAAAATTAATGCCGAAAATCCCCCAGCTACTGAAGATGCTACAGCGATCGCCAAGCTGAAACAAGCGGGAGCAGTGCTAATTGGCACTTTAAATATGGATGAATATGCTTATGGTTTTGTCACCGAAAACTTTCATTATGGAGCAACTCACAACCCCCATGACACCAAACGTATAGCTGGAGGTTCATCTGGTGGTTCCGCAGCGGCGGTGGCGGCTGGGTTTGTCCCGTTGACGCTCGGTTCTGATACCAATGGTTCAATTCGAGTACCAGCGGCGTTGTGCGGTGTTTTCGGCTTGAAACCAACTTATGGGCGGTTGTCTCGTGCTGGGGTGGCTTTATTTTCCACGAGTTTTGACCACATCGGCCCTTTTGCTCGTTCGGTGAGGGATATCGCCACGGTGTTTGATGTGCTGCAGGGTGAAGATGCACAAGATCCAGTCTGCACAAACCGCCCTCCAGAACTGTGTTTACCACAATTAAATCAAGATATTTCTGGTATCAAAATTGCTATTGCTGATGATTATTTTCTCCAAGGTGCCACACCAGCAGCCTTAGCAGCCGTTACACAGGTCGCCCGCGCTTTGCAGGTCACTGAATATGTGACGATACCAGAAGCTAGTCGGGCTAAAGCAGCCGCTTTTGTGATTACAGCCAGCGAGGGAGCAAATCTGCATTTAGAGAATTTGAAATTGCGTCCCCAGGATTTTGATCCGGCGACACGCGATCGCTTTTTGGCAGGAGCATTAATACCGAATAGCTGGTATCTGCAAGCACAAAAGTTTCGGAGATGGTATAGCGATCGCATCCGTGAAATCTTTCAAAATGTAGATATAATTATCGCCCCCACCACACCCATCGTTGCCCCTTTCATCGGTCAACAAACCATGATTTTAGACGAACAAGAAATTCTCGTCCGTCCTCACTTAGGCTCGTTTACGCAACCATTATCTTTCATCGGCTTACCTGTTTTATCGGTGCCTGTTCATTTAGCAAATTCCCTGCCTTTGGGTGTACAGTTAATAGCCGCGCCCTACAACGAAGCACTCATCTTGAGAGTTGCAGCTGTACTGGAATCTCAAGGTGATGGGGTGATGGGGTGA
- a CDS encoding DUF4089 domain-containing protein: MENEQFDVTEYVEQMALLLDLQLRDEYRDGVVANFERIRAIAHMINSFPLPEDVEVAPVFTP, encoded by the coding sequence ATGGAGAATGAGCAGTTTGATGTGACTGAGTATGTGGAGCAAATGGCGTTGTTGCTGGATTTGCAGCTACGGGATGAGTATCGAGATGGGGTGGTGGCAAATTTTGAGAGAATAAGAGCGATCGCTCACATGATCAATTCTTTTCCTTTGCCTGAAGATGTGGAAGTTGCACCTGTGTTTACACCATGA